The proteins below are encoded in one region of Legionella antarctica:
- a CDS encoding VirK family protein — protein MKRIVLSVLALFSFAVQADELSTFNDIVAVVSKGKPITFVINFKECSSQMPLPSISASIIPNAIMIVANKRITASDRHFTLDDPIARGTPVFDYSKFNIDSEGGASIKMTMMNATNYEVLGSHLIHCELGEGFKVFG, from the coding sequence ATGAAAAGAATTGTTCTATCTGTTTTAGCTCTATTTTCGTTTGCTGTTCAAGCCGATGAGTTATCAACCTTTAATGATATCGTCGCAGTAGTATCAAAAGGTAAGCCTATTACCTTTGTTATTAATTTTAAAGAGTGTAGCTCTCAAATGCCACTGCCTTCCATATCTGCTTCAATCATACCTAACGCAATAATGATTGTAGCCAATAAGCGAATCACCGCATCAGACAGGCATTTTACACTGGATGATCCAATTGCACGTGGTACTCCTGTATTTGATTACAGCAAGTTTAATATTGATTCAGAAGGTGGGGCTTCAATTAAAATGACGATGATGAATGCCACTAATTATGAGGTATTAGGCAGTCATTTAATTCATTGTGAATTAGGTGAAGGATTTAAAGTTTTTGGTTAA
- a CDS encoding acetoacetate--CoA ligase has translation MNDIVWTPKHPEKTRMWQFMLYATEKNGQLYESYHDLHIWSVKHPDSFWKTLCDFFSLSFDTPPHQVLNYYKEMLDARWFSGARFNFAQKLLARRDHHPALISLNENDDKQIISYEQLYLEVAQCAAGLKAIGVTAGDRIAALMPNTPYTIIAMLATTSLGAIWSSCSPDFGAQAALDRLGQIDPKVLFICDGHQYQGKKHSGANKIKQLSAEISSLVQIVICPNISEEINPSTIPKSLHWKDFIKPSNHCEFVSLPFDHPIYIVFSSGTTGKPKCIIHGAGGTLIQHIKELGLHTDITEQDNLFFYTTCGWMMWNWTVSALALGATLTLYEGSPTYPENNRLFRLLEEEKVTVFGTSAKFISAIEKAGVKPKSEFELAHLRCILSTGSPLLPKNYDFVYEQIKSDIQLSSISGGTDIISCFALGNPILPVYRGELQCIGLGMDVEVFNESGHPVHQIRGELVCSRPFPSMPIGFWNDIDKTAYTHAYFERFPGVWAHGDFAELTAHYGLIIYGRSDAVLNPGGVRIGTAEIYRQVEKVDSVLDSIVIGQEWQDDVRVVLFVKLREGITLDEELINTIKQTIKQHASPRHVPAKILQVADIPHTISGKIVEIAVRQVVHSQQVNNLQSLANPQALEHFKNREELKS, from the coding sequence ATGAACGATATAGTATGGACACCTAAACACCCGGAAAAAACCAGAATGTGGCAATTTATGCTCTATGCCACAGAAAAAAATGGGCAACTTTATGAGAGCTATCATGATCTTCACATTTGGTCCGTTAAACACCCCGATTCATTCTGGAAGACTCTCTGTGATTTTTTTAGTTTAAGTTTTGATACTCCGCCTCATCAGGTTCTAAACTATTACAAGGAAATGCTGGACGCACGCTGGTTTTCAGGGGCTCGATTTAATTTTGCGCAAAAACTGTTAGCTCGCAGAGATCATCACCCTGCTCTAATCAGCTTAAATGAAAATGATGATAAGCAGATTATAAGTTACGAACAATTGTATCTTGAAGTTGCTCAATGTGCAGCGGGCCTAAAAGCAATTGGAGTAACAGCAGGTGACCGAATTGCTGCATTGATGCCTAATACACCCTATACCATTATTGCAATGCTGGCCACTACATCTTTAGGAGCAATCTGGTCTTCTTGCTCTCCTGATTTTGGTGCTCAGGCAGCTTTAGATCGTCTTGGACAAATCGATCCGAAAGTTCTTTTTATATGCGATGGCCATCAATATCAAGGTAAAAAACATAGTGGTGCGAATAAAATCAAGCAACTCAGTGCCGAAATTTCTTCATTAGTTCAAATTGTTATTTGTCCTAATATTAGTGAAGAAATCAATCCGTCAACAATACCCAAATCCTTGCACTGGAAAGACTTCATTAAACCATCTAACCATTGTGAATTTGTTTCTCTGCCTTTTGATCACCCTATATATATTGTGTTTTCCTCAGGCACTACTGGAAAGCCTAAATGCATCATTCATGGTGCAGGAGGAACATTAATTCAACACATTAAGGAGCTAGGGTTACATACTGATATAACAGAACAGGATAATTTGTTTTTTTATACAACCTGTGGTTGGATGATGTGGAATTGGACTGTTTCTGCCTTAGCATTAGGTGCCACTTTGACTTTGTATGAAGGTTCCCCTACTTATCCTGAAAATAATCGTTTATTCCGCTTACTAGAGGAAGAAAAGGTAACTGTTTTTGGAACCAGTGCTAAATTTATTTCTGCTATTGAAAAAGCGGGCGTAAAACCCAAATCCGAATTTGAATTAGCCCATCTGCGCTGCATCCTCTCGACAGGATCTCCCCTGCTGCCGAAAAACTATGATTTTGTCTATGAACAGATAAAGTCAGATATTCAACTAAGTTCCATATCGGGAGGTACCGATATCATTTCCTGTTTTGCTCTGGGCAACCCCATTCTTCCTGTATACAGAGGTGAATTGCAGTGCATTGGTTTAGGAATGGATGTGGAGGTATTTAATGAAAGCGGACATCCAGTTCATCAAATTAGAGGAGAGCTCGTTTGTAGCAGACCGTTCCCATCCATGCCTATAGGCTTCTGGAATGATATAGATAAAACGGCCTACACCCATGCCTATTTTGAACGATTTCCAGGGGTCTGGGCACATGGTGATTTTGCTGAACTAACTGCCCATTATGGCTTAATCATATATGGACGTTCAGATGCAGTATTAAATCCAGGTGGAGTACGCATAGGTACTGCTGAGATCTATAGACAGGTAGAAAAGGTTGATTCAGTCCTTGATAGCATTGTTATCGGGCAAGAGTGGCAGGATGACGTCAGAGTTGTTTTATTTGTAAAATTACGTGAAGGAATAACGCTTGATGAGGAGCTGATTAACACCATCAAGCAAACCATTAAGCAACATGCTTCCCCAAGACATGTGCCAGCAAAAATTCTGCAAGTTGCTGATATCCCACACACAATTAGTGGCAAAATAGTTGAAATAGCAGTGAGACAGGTGGTTCATAGCCAACAGGTAAATAATTTACAATCCTTGGCAAATCCTCAGGCATTGGAACATTTCAAAAATCGAGAGGAATTGAAGAGCTAG
- a CDS encoding PA3496 family putative envelope integrity protein produces MSACRFDEFENETDNLSNKEKVATESSPTTKLERRRKIEDLFEEKRLREELEEYVPSQ; encoded by the coding sequence ATGAGTGCTTGTCGTTTTGATGAATTTGAAAATGAAACTGATAATTTGAGCAACAAGGAAAAAGTTGCCACTGAATCAAGTCCTACTACCAAGTTAGAAAGAAGAAGAAAAATCGAAGATTTATTTGAAGAGAAACGCTTAAGAGAAGAGCTTGAAGAGTATGTTCCTTCTCAGTAG
- the gmhB gene encoding D-glycero-beta-D-manno-heptose 1,7-bisphosphate 7-phosphatase, translating to MTRLILLDRDGVVNQDSLQYIKNVDEFILIPESVEAIVRLNRAGYKIGIATNQSGVSRGLYTEKELNAIHEKMVQAVQKSGGHIDAIEYCIHLPEEGCLCRKPQPGMLYALAKRLNCSLKHTPFVGDRVSDIQAALAVGANPIMVLSTMTDRSILKAYPEVPVFHSLAEYVDKLLLQS from the coding sequence ATGACTCGTTTGATTCTTTTAGATAGAGATGGGGTAGTTAATCAGGACTCACTTCAGTACATTAAAAATGTGGATGAGTTTATTTTAATTCCTGAATCTGTCGAAGCCATTGTTCGATTAAATAGGGCAGGGTACAAAATCGGTATCGCAACTAATCAGTCAGGGGTATCAAGAGGTCTTTATACAGAAAAAGAACTCAATGCAATACACGAAAAAATGGTTCAAGCAGTACAAAAATCAGGTGGTCACATTGATGCTATAGAATATTGCATCCACTTGCCAGAAGAAGGATGCCTGTGCAGAAAACCTCAGCCTGGGATGTTATATGCTTTAGCAAAACGACTTAACTGTTCGCTAAAGCATACCCCTTTTGTTGGTGATAGAGTTTCTGATATTCAAGCAGCTCTTGCAGTTGGAGCGAATCCCATTATGGTATTATCGACCATGACTGATAGGTCGATTTTAAAGGCTTATCCCGAAGTTCCTGTATTTCACTCTCTTGCGGAATACGTTGATAAGCTGTTGCTGCAATCATGA
- a CDS encoding methionine ABC transporter ATP-binding protein, protein MIELTGLTKSFSGKPAVKDVNLFIQEGEIFGIIGKSGAGKSTLLRCINLLERPDKGEVIIDGQFLMNLSRKDLALARHKIAMIFQHFNLLNSKNVYDNIALPMRIQGIDEESIKQKIEELLPVVELDDKKDAYPSQLSGGQKQRVAIARALSCSPKILLCDEATSALDPETTDAILTLLKKINALYGITIVLITHEMDVVKRICKRLSVMVNGVIVETTALSNVCNKPDSLARSMLYAQLSPELPACLTIRLASYATMKPLLRIFFQGEEATVPFISQTSRELNLDINILLANIDRFDGVTCGVLVIELTAHQLLLEAFLDRCKRAELTVEVLGYVLPDGI, encoded by the coding sequence ATGATAGAACTAACTGGATTAACTAAATCCTTTTCAGGTAAACCAGCAGTAAAAGATGTAAATTTATTTATTCAAGAAGGTGAGATTTTTGGCATTATCGGTAAAAGTGGGGCAGGCAAATCCACTTTATTAAGATGCATTAATTTATTAGAACGCCCTGATAAAGGCGAAGTCATCATTGATGGTCAATTTCTAATGAATCTTTCAAGAAAAGATTTAGCTTTGGCTCGTCATAAAATTGCAATGATTTTCCAGCATTTTAATTTATTAAATTCAAAAAATGTCTATGACAATATAGCTCTTCCCATGCGAATTCAGGGAATAGATGAGGAATCCATTAAACAAAAAATCGAAGAACTACTCCCCGTTGTTGAATTAGACGATAAAAAAGATGCGTATCCATCACAACTCAGCGGGGGGCAAAAACAACGGGTAGCAATTGCTCGTGCCCTTAGTTGTTCTCCTAAAATTTTGCTTTGTGATGAGGCAACATCAGCACTTGATCCGGAAACAACTGATGCAATCCTGACCTTACTTAAAAAAATTAATGCCCTGTATGGAATTACAATAGTTCTTATTACTCATGAAATGGATGTTGTTAAGAGAATTTGCAAAAGGCTTTCTGTAATGGTTAATGGAGTAATCGTTGAAACAACAGCTTTATCAAATGTATGTAACAAACCAGACAGTCTCGCAAGAAGCATGCTCTATGCTCAACTGAGTCCAGAACTACCAGCGTGCCTCACCATTAGACTTGCAAGCTATGCAACAATGAAACCATTGCTTCGTATATTTTTCCAGGGTGAGGAGGCTACTGTACCCTTTATCAGCCAAACCAGTCGTGAATTAAATTTAGATATCAATATATTATTGGCTAATATTGATCGCTTTGATGGGGTTACATGCGGAGTTTTGGTTATTGAATTAACGGCGCATCAATTATTACTCGAAGCCTTCCTTGATCGTTGTAAACGAGCCGAACTAACTGTGGAGGTTTTAGGCTATGTCCTACCAGATGGTATATAA
- a CDS encoding MetQ/NlpA family ABC transporter substrate-binding protein, translating to MRILSYFLLILSLAGCSNKPSPNTLVVGTIAGPETALIETAKNVAEAKYGLTIKIVEFNDYNLPNEALQDKSLDVNVYQHLPYLKAAILSHGFNLQAIGRTFVYPMGIYSQKFKSLNDLPEGAIIAVPNDPSNEMRAFLLLEESHLITLKNTTNNGTPEIESNPKKFQFKEMDAAQLPRALPDVAAAVINTTFALPAGLNPMRDALFTENKDSPYANIIVIRRDTQKRPQLELFVKALNSDEVKEKAKTLFGDAAIPAW from the coding sequence ATGCGAATTTTAAGTTATTTTCTTCTTATATTAAGTCTGGCAGGATGCAGTAATAAACCCTCACCGAATACTTTAGTCGTAGGAACTATTGCTGGACCTGAAACTGCACTCATAGAAACAGCAAAAAATGTTGCAGAAGCAAAATACGGATTAACTATTAAAATAGTAGAGTTTAATGATTACAACTTACCTAACGAAGCCTTACAAGATAAAAGTCTGGATGTTAATGTGTACCAACATTTGCCCTATTTGAAAGCAGCGATTCTTTCTCATGGTTTTAATTTACAGGCAATAGGAAGAACTTTTGTTTATCCTATGGGAATTTACTCCCAAAAATTCAAATCGCTAAATGACCTGCCAGAAGGCGCAATTATAGCGGTTCCCAATGATCCTTCTAATGAAATGCGTGCCTTTTTATTATTAGAAGAATCACATTTAATCACTTTAAAGAATACTACCAACAATGGTACTCCCGAAATAGAGTCTAATCCCAAGAAATTCCAATTCAAAGAAATGGATGCAGCGCAATTACCCAGAGCTCTTCCCGATGTTGCCGCAGCAGTAATCAACACAACATTTGCCTTACCTGCAGGATTAAATCCCATGCGTGATGCGTTATTCACTGAGAATAAAGATTCTCCTTACGCCAATATTATTGTTATTAGACGCGATACTCAGAAAAGACCACAACTGGAATTATTTGTTAAGGCCCTGAATTCAGATGAAGTAAAAGAGAAAGCAAAAACTCTCTTTGGTGATGCAGCAATTCCTGCCTGGTAA
- a CDS encoding acetyl-CoA carboxylase biotin carboxylase subunit: protein MFNKILIANRGEIACRIIKTARFMGIHAIAIYSSVDKESLHVKLADSAYYVGEAPAKDSYLNIEQIIKVAQECGAQAIHPGYGFLSENPKFAKACGQAGIVFIGPSIEAMEAMASKQLSKQLLEQTNVPLTPGYHGNEQTEEQLMNAAKKIGFPVLIKAANGGGGKGMRAVHNETEFSESLAGAKRESMASFADDTMIIEKLVLNPRHVELQIMADNYGNVVHLFERDCSIQRRHQKIIEEAPAPDLSSMMRQNLADAACEVARSIKYRGAGTVEFLVEGDEHFYFMEMNTRLQVEHPVTEMITGLDLVAWQLKIAANEPLPLLQDQIQAKGHAIECRIYAEDPFNGFIPSIGQLHYLKEPSLEGIRIDTGVTLSSQISKYYDPMIAKLIAWGQTREEALQRLQQALNHYFIGGVKTNIPFLKAICKHPKFSQAQLSTDFLSKETIDLVTPDKEVALLMTVGFDYLSTVTSIKDPLLQAAFSWQMHVLGHWTCRYQDNGELIEAVITPINKNKFSVRLKNKEQNINVNFSDDTLRVEIENQSYKALTDNTNQSLTLYSEQGQITVERFHWNKLDPQAALHKGQLIAPMPSTVVAILKKIGEQVKAGDRLIILEAMKMEHTIHAPNDGVLLDVFYAVGAQVSEGAELLSLSESDS from the coding sequence ATGTTTAATAAAATTCTTATTGCTAACCGAGGTGAAATAGCCTGTAGAATCATCAAAACAGCACGCTTCATGGGCATACACGCTATCGCTATCTACTCTTCAGTAGATAAAGAAAGTCTCCATGTGAAACTTGCCGATAGTGCTTACTATGTTGGGGAAGCACCTGCCAAAGACAGTTATCTAAATATAGAACAAATTATTAAAGTAGCTCAGGAATGTGGCGCCCAAGCCATCCATCCCGGTTATGGATTTTTATCTGAAAACCCTAAATTTGCAAAAGCCTGTGGGCAGGCGGGTATAGTCTTTATTGGCCCCTCTATTGAAGCAATGGAGGCAATGGCTTCAAAACAATTATCCAAACAACTTCTTGAACAAACTAATGTTCCCTTAACTCCCGGGTATCATGGTAACGAACAAACCGAAGAGCAACTAATGAACGCGGCAAAAAAAATCGGATTTCCTGTTTTAATTAAAGCAGCAAATGGTGGTGGTGGTAAGGGTATGCGTGCTGTTCATAATGAAACAGAGTTTAGCGAGTCACTCGCAGGAGCTAAAAGAGAATCCATGGCCAGCTTTGCTGATGACACAATGATTATCGAAAAACTCGTTCTCAATCCACGTCATGTCGAACTGCAAATTATGGCAGATAATTATGGAAATGTGGTTCATCTGTTTGAGAGAGACTGCTCGATTCAGCGCAGACATCAAAAAATCATTGAAGAAGCACCAGCTCCTGATTTATCTTCAATGATGCGTCAAAATTTAGCGGATGCAGCCTGTGAAGTAGCACGCTCCATTAAATACAGAGGTGCAGGTACAGTCGAGTTCCTTGTAGAAGGTGATGAACATTTTTACTTTATGGAAATGAATACAAGACTACAGGTAGAGCATCCCGTGACTGAAATGATAACCGGTCTTGATCTGGTTGCCTGGCAATTAAAAATCGCTGCAAATGAACCTCTGCCCTTGTTGCAAGATCAGATTCAGGCCAAGGGCCATGCAATAGAATGTCGTATTTATGCTGAAGATCCATTCAATGGATTTATACCTTCAATTGGCCAACTTCATTATTTAAAAGAGCCCTCTTTAGAAGGCATCCGTATTGACACAGGAGTTACCCTTTCATCACAAATATCCAAGTATTACGATCCCATGATTGCCAAACTTATTGCCTGGGGACAAACTAGAGAGGAAGCATTGCAACGCCTGCAACAGGCTCTGAATCACTATTTTATTGGCGGTGTAAAAACTAATATCCCTTTTTTAAAAGCTATTTGCAAACACCCCAAATTCTCTCAAGCTCAACTGAGTACCGATTTTTTAAGCAAAGAGACGATAGATTTAGTAACTCCGGATAAAGAAGTAGCCTTACTGATGACTGTAGGTTTTGATTACCTGAGCACAGTCACTAGTATTAAAGATCCCTTACTTCAGGCGGCTTTTTCCTGGCAAATGCATGTGTTAGGGCATTGGACCTGCCGTTATCAAGACAACGGGGAATTAATTGAAGCAGTTATTACCCCAATAAACAAAAATAAATTTAGCGTCAGGTTAAAAAATAAAGAACAAAATATCAACGTCAATTTCTCTGATGACACGCTAAGAGTTGAAATAGAAAATCAAAGTTACAAAGCCCTGACCGATAATACAAACCAATCATTGACCTTATACTCAGAGCAAGGTCAAATTACTGTAGAGCGCTTTCATTGGAATAAATTAGACCCTCAAGCAGCATTACATAAAGGACAACTCATCGCACCAATGCCATCCACAGTAGTAGCTATTCTTAAAAAAATTGGCGAACAGGTTAAAGCTGGAGATCGTTTAATTATACTGGAAGCAATGAAAATGGAGCACACCATTCATGCTCCCAATGATGGGGTACTGTTGGATGTATTTTATGCTGTAGGGGCTCAAGTCAGCGAAGGCGCGGAGTTATTGTCACTAAGTGAATCAGACTCCTAA
- a CDS encoding hydroxymethylglutaryl-CoA lyase has translation MDYPQHVTIIEVGPRDGLQNESAFVSSEHKIELINLLSQTGLKHIEVTSFVSAKSIPQLADNDVVFSTIDKVPGIAYSALVPNERGMNKALEAGVREISVFTAASELFNQRNINCSIAESIARFQPVLDLAKAHDVKVRGYISCVLGCPYQGEIDPRQVADVTHRLIDLGVNEISLGDTIGVGTPKQTQRLLDKVLKVLPLSQLAMHFHDTYGQAIANIYASLHYGVNRFDSSVAGLGGCPYAQGASGNVATEDVLYLMHGLGINTAVDIFKIVAAGDLICKILGRKNQSKVANAMLANPCN, from the coding sequence ATGGACTATCCGCAACACGTGACAATAATAGAAGTAGGTCCTCGTGATGGCCTGCAGAATGAATCAGCTTTTGTATCTAGTGAACACAAAATTGAGTTAATAAACTTGTTAAGTCAAACAGGTTTAAAGCACATTGAAGTCACCAGTTTTGTTTCTGCAAAATCCATTCCCCAGTTAGCAGATAATGACGTGGTTTTTTCCACTATAGATAAAGTACCTGGTATTGCTTACTCAGCTTTGGTTCCAAATGAGCGAGGCATGAATAAAGCTCTGGAGGCAGGAGTTAGGGAAATCTCTGTGTTTACTGCAGCTAGCGAATTATTTAATCAACGTAATATCAATTGCTCTATTGCAGAAAGCATTGCTCGCTTTCAACCTGTCCTTGATCTTGCCAAAGCTCATGATGTTAAGGTCCGAGGATATATCTCCTGCGTTCTGGGTTGTCCCTACCAGGGAGAAATAGACCCCCGGCAAGTTGCCGATGTCACCCACAGACTTATTGATCTTGGAGTCAATGAAATTTCTTTAGGGGATACGATAGGTGTCGGTACTCCCAAACAAACCCAAAGACTACTCGATAAAGTTTTAAAAGTATTGCCTCTTAGTCAATTAGCCATGCATTTTCATGACACTTATGGCCAGGCAATAGCTAATATCTATGCCTCATTACATTATGGTGTAAACCGCTTTGACAGTTCGGTGGCAGGGCTTGGAGGTTGTCCTTATGCACAAGGAGCAAGCGGGAATGTAGCTACCGAAGATGTACTTTATTTAATGCATGGGTTAGGAATAAACACAGCGGTTGACATATTTAAAATCGTGGCTGCTGGAGACCTGATTTGTAAGATATTGGGACGCAAAAATCAATCTAAAGTTGCAAATGCAATGTTGGCTAATCCATGCAATTGA
- a CDS encoding methionine ABC transporter permease gives MSYQMVYNLLNATGETLYMVVISTLFAILLGFPLGTLLYSSKYIKPNLKLHKTLSALINIFRSIPFIILLVAIIPFTRILVGTSIGMNAAIVPLSIGATPFFARLVDNVFQSLSTGLIETGYAMGANTRQIILHILLPEAKPGLIHAVTVTAITLVNYSAMAGTVGAGGLGTLAINYGYQRFDAGVMISTVIVLILMVQLMQMLGDYLAKNFIHH, from the coding sequence ATGTCCTACCAGATGGTATATAATTTACTCAATGCAACAGGTGAAACCCTTTATATGGTAGTCATCAGTACCTTGTTTGCCATTTTGCTAGGATTCCCATTAGGCACCCTACTCTATTCATCTAAATATATTAAACCCAATCTTAAACTTCATAAAACTTTGTCAGCTCTGATTAATATATTCCGTTCTATCCCGTTTATTATATTGCTGGTTGCCATCATCCCTTTTACTCGAATTTTGGTAGGTACCTCTATAGGTATGAACGCAGCTATTGTCCCTTTAAGTATTGGTGCTACACCATTTTTTGCTCGACTGGTGGATAATGTCTTTCAAAGTTTATCCACTGGCCTAATAGAAACAGGGTACGCCATGGGTGCAAATACCCGCCAGATTATTCTCCATATTTTGCTCCCTGAGGCAAAACCTGGCTTAATTCATGCTGTCACTGTAACGGCGATTACATTAGTAAATTACTCAGCAATGGCAGGTACAGTAGGTGCAGGCGGCTTGGGCACGTTAGCAATTAATTACGGTTATCAACGTTTTGATGCAGGAGTCATGATATCAACTGTTATTGTTTTGATTCTAATGGTCCAATTAATGCAAATGTTGGGTGATTACTTGGCAAAGAATTTTATACATCACTAA
- a CDS encoding class I SAM-dependent methyltransferase — protein MTVITSVGYEKDVLQAKANLLAERLNYLLDKDANPCLFVTAEKLALKIPGFSLLFADFTCASWSKRKAEGKKQGLVRACKPAKGLKIIDATAGWGRDAAILASFGSEVTMLERHPVMAALLADAIEQRAPLDKQQMQLTLKETDAYSYLDRLAKKDYPDLIYIDPMHPERNKSALVKKDMQALQQMIGADQDALALIKLATARVKQRVVVKWPQKTKSLLAANSCIEGKTIRFDIYSPKN, from the coding sequence ATGACTGTTATTACTTCTGTAGGTTATGAAAAAGATGTCTTGCAAGCTAAAGCAAATTTACTTGCGGAACGTTTGAATTATCTTTTAGATAAGGATGCAAATCCTTGTTTATTTGTCACTGCTGAGAAACTTGCTTTAAAAATACCGGGCTTTTCTCTGCTCTTTGCAGATTTTACCTGTGCGTCTTGGAGTAAAAGAAAAGCAGAAGGAAAAAAGCAAGGTTTGGTGCGGGCTTGTAAACCGGCTAAAGGACTTAAAATAATTGATGCAACGGCAGGTTGGGGTAGAGATGCGGCTATTTTAGCAAGTTTTGGTTCAGAGGTGACCATGCTCGAACGCCATCCGGTGATGGCCGCTTTGCTTGCTGATGCCATAGAACAAAGAGCTCCCCTGGATAAACAACAAATGCAATTAACTTTAAAAGAAACAGATGCCTATTCATATTTAGACCGTTTAGCCAAAAAAGATTATCCTGATTTAATTTATATCGATCCCATGCACCCAGAGCGCAATAAATCAGCTTTAGTGAAAAAAGATATGCAGGCACTGCAGCAAATGATTGGTGCCGATCAAGATGCTTTGGCTCTGATAAAGCTAGCTACTGCTCGCGTCAAGCAACGTGTGGTGGTTAAGTGGCCACAAAAGACTAAATCCTTACTTGCAGCTAACTCATGCATTGAAGGGAAAACAATCCGCTTTGATATTTATTCGCCGAAAAATTAG